A window of the Candidatus Saccharibacteria bacterium oral taxon 488 genome harbors these coding sequences:
- a CDS encoding magnesium transporter CorA family protein → MTVGYFERRCAGDSLGRTHQFHRGVWAHVSGTLRPSELAEQFGLDENIVRDAADVRELPRMEYSGGIEYVFVRLPLVRDDMVKTAPLLAAVSKTQFVTINPANNFSPRAAEPFLTTTTDKPGALLAATIACAVAAYEQQIHDLAGNIAAARHRLSRHEVKNADFIEFVAIEDSLNEFHSSLEGLASVLGQLALNRRGLFTVRDLEALGDLVLHVKQLLVMVAANSQTITSIQNAYSTIANNVLNQRMKVLTAITILLAIPNVFYGMYGMNITLPFQGEAWAYPVITGFTVLLIGIVYIFAKRLRLF, encoded by the coding sequence ATGACGGTGGGCTACTTTGAGCGGCGATGTGCAGGTGATTCGTTAGGGCGAACGCATCAGTTTCATCGTGGCGTGTGGGCGCATGTTAGCGGCACGCTACGTCCAAGCGAACTCGCCGAGCAGTTCGGCCTTGATGAAAATATTGTCCGTGACGCGGCCGATGTGCGCGAGCTGCCACGGATGGAATATAGCGGTGGTATTGAGTACGTCTTTGTGCGGCTACCGTTGGTTCGGGATGATATGGTCAAGACCGCGCCGCTACTGGCCGCTGTATCAAAAACCCAGTTTGTAACGATTAATCCTGCCAATAATTTCTCGCCGCGAGCCGCCGAGCCGTTTCTCACAACTACGACCGACAAGCCCGGCGCCCTCCTCGCAGCGACTATCGCTTGTGCGGTGGCTGCGTACGAACAACAGATTCATGACCTTGCTGGTAATATCGCTGCCGCCAGACACCGGCTGTCGCGCCACGAGGTGAAAAACGCTGACTTTATCGAGTTTGTAGCTATTGAAGATAGCCTCAACGAGTTTCATTCGAGTCTCGAGGGGCTAGCGAGCGTGCTCGGCCAATTAGCGCTCAATCGCCGCGGCCTGTTCACGGTGCGCGACCTCGAGGCGCTGGGTGATCTGGTGCTGCACGTCAAGCAATTACTGGTCATGGTCGCCGCCAACAGCCAGACCATCACCAGCATCCAGAACGCCTATTCAACCATCGCCAATAATGTCCTTAATCAGCGGATGAAAGTCTTGACCGCCATCACCATTCTCCTGGCCATCCCGAATGTGTTTTACGGTATGTACGGCATGAATATTACCTTGCCGTTTCAAGGTGAGGCGTGGGCCTATCCGGTGATTACCGGGTTTACGGTGCTGCTCATCGGCATTGTGTACATCTTCGCCAAGCGACTGCGCTTGTTTTGA
- a CDS encoding nucleotide pyrophosphohydrolase: MTFEEVQKLVMSHVCARQWDRTKDSRGLAISLSLEVNELLEYFQWNDTHIGTKEDMASELADIIIYAIQFADRFDINIPEAVAAKIAKLDKKYPVEIFEIKDKVEQNRRLLEAKKNYKKDTTL; encoded by the coding sequence ATGACATTTGAAGAAGTACAAAAATTAGTAATGAGTCACGTCTGTGCTCGTCAGTGGGATAGGACGAAGGATTCACGTGGTTTAGCAATTTCGTTATCGTTGGAGGTCAATGAGTTGCTTGAATATTTTCAATGGAACGACACGCATATTGGCACAAAAGAAGATATGGCAAGCGAGCTGGCTGACATCATTATCTATGCGATTCAATTTGCCGACCGATTTGATATCAATATTCCCGAAGCGGTTGCTGCAAAAATTGCTAAACTAGATAAAAAGTATCCAGTTGAAATTTTTGAGATCAAAGATAAAGTTGAACAAAATCGCCGCTTGCTAGAGGCTAAGAAAAATTATAAAAAGGATACGACGCTATAA
- a CDS encoding DsbA family protein, which produces MRIIPAEARTGDIGEHTIGNTNGKVVMIEYGDYQCPGCRTAAPEAKRVAEKYKDHVALVFRNYPIPSLHPNARAAAAVAEAAGLQGKFWEMHDLLYTNQGAWSNARAKERTDVFSSYAKQLGLNVDKFNADLAGSAVTKKIDFDVAVGRQLQIDGTPTFFINGNKLNLGDASSIENAVKDALKKAGVAVDEAKK; this is translated from the coding sequence ATGCGCATCATACCGGCCGAAGCGCGCACTGGTGACATCGGTGAGCACACGATCGGCAACACCAACGGCAAAGTTGTGATGATCGAATACGGCGACTACCAATGCCCGGGCTGCCGCACTGCCGCACCAGAGGCCAAGCGCGTGGCCGAGAAGTACAAGGATCACGTCGCGCTGGTCTTTCGTAATTATCCGATCCCGTCGCTCCATCCAAACGCCCGAGCGGCGGCGGCGGTCGCCGAGGCAGCTGGACTGCAGGGCAAGTTCTGGGAAATGCACGATCTACTCTACACCAACCAAGGCGCATGGAGTAATGCCCGCGCCAAAGAACGCACCGACGTCTTCAGCAGCTACGCCAAGCAGCTGGGCCTGAATGTTGATAAGTTCAATGCTGACCTAGCCGGCAGCGCTGTCACGAAGAAAATTGACTTTGACGTGGCGGTCGGGCGACAGTTACAAATTGATGGCACACCAACCTTTTTCATCAATGGCAACAAGCTTAACCTCGGTGACGCTAGCTCTATCGAAAATGCTGTCAAAGACGCCCTGAAAAAAGCCGGCGTCGCAGTTGATGAAGCAAAAAAATAA
- a CDS encoding PH domain-containing protein, whose translation MNPNQTNPEPDYTQPVAYDSDGRPLYHHPPAAATPPPVTTAPPIEPQPTSHVTIQPEMIEGQNFNPQIRAQYANEPNVVHAARPIEPTVPAVSPETKARHDQSVRDYPQLNLSEGEYVILDIKRHPIGMVIPTAITLLLVVVLLVFAASFSSLTANIPLFPAVNPGAVLGIALLLVALVVLGGAITLWVYLQNHFFMTNESVIQEIQQSLFVRHEQTVSLGSIEDASFFQAGIAQTIFNYGTIRLSTEGEETTYIFHYVANPKHQVAILNNAIEAFKNGRPVCYD comes from the coding sequence ATGAATCCGAACCAGACTAACCCCGAGCCTGATTATACCCAGCCGGTTGCGTATGATTCTGATGGTCGGCCGCTGTATCATCATCCGCCGGCTGCCGCGACACCGCCACCGGTGACGACCGCGCCGCCGATTGAGCCACAGCCAACCTCGCACGTCACCATCCAGCCAGAGATGATTGAAGGGCAAAACTTCAATCCGCAGATCCGTGCCCAGTACGCTAACGAACCGAATGTCGTTCATGCCGCGCGGCCGATTGAGCCGACCGTTCCCGCAGTCAGCCCAGAGACCAAGGCGCGTCACGACCAGTCCGTTCGTGATTATCCGCAGCTCAATCTCAGCGAAGGCGAGTATGTCATCCTCGACATCAAGCGCCACCCGATCGGCATGGTCATTCCTACAGCCATCACTCTCCTGTTGGTCGTGGTGTTGCTGGTATTTGCGGCCTCATTCTCGTCGCTAACCGCTAATATTCCGCTGTTTCCGGCGGTGAATCCGGGAGCGGTGCTGGGTATTGCGCTGCTGCTCGTTGCCTTGGTGGTGTTAGGCGGCGCGATCACCCTGTGGGTGTATCTACAGAATCACTTTTTCATGACTAATGAAAGCGTCATCCAGGAAATCCAACAGAGCCTCTTCGTTCGTCATGAACAGACAGTGAGTCTCGGCAGCATTGAGGACGCCAGCTTTTTCCAAGCCGGCATTGCCCAGACGATCTTTAACTACGGCACAATTCGTCTCAGTACTGAGGGTGAGGAGACAACTTATATTTTTCATTACGTGGCCAATCCCAAGCACCAAGTGGCCATCCTCAACAACGCCATTGAAGCCTTCAAGAATGGCCGGCCAGTCTGTTACGATTAG
- a CDS encoding MFS transporter, producing MLHELSIRSKLIVMSAVMSALFLVALDQTIVSTALAAIVKEFNSFSSLGFIVTAYMLTTTVTVPLAGKLSDMYGRKPLLLAGVSIFTIGSLLSGLAPTVEWLIAWRALQGIGGGIITANAFTIVGDLFPPKERSKWQGLFGAVFGMSSVAGPLIGGWLTDGVSLFGMVSDWRWTFLINVPIGVIAAVLIIRYCPQIKHDRTHKPDYLGALFITIALATLVLAVDNTEMIFKGLIERGVSLALVQGMLLTISVLAALSFVLIERRAKQPILPLRFFANRTYSLIMAAASLFGAAFMGAILYLTQFNQQVFGATASQAGLMLLPMVAGSITSSITIGRLVAKTGAYKRWIVAGFGLTAVGVAVLTILQPESPYWHEAIVAVFVGLGFGAAMPILTLAVQNEFTQKDLGAATSSVQLFRGLGSTIGAAVLSGILTAGILAHVGDPHQLPYIQSLQRSPAAQQMLSGELNADVLLRLNAQKETIARAAAQEFERLPAPAQARAKQQFSRQQDEFTNVILHAFTDGLHQVFLISSGLMVVAMIAVMPVREKRLRG from the coding sequence ATGCTACACGAATTATCAATCAGAAGTAAACTAATCGTCATGAGTGCGGTGATGAGCGCACTGTTTTTGGTGGCGCTGGATCAAACGATTGTCTCGACGGCGCTGGCGGCGATTGTCAAGGAATTTAATAGCTTTTCATCGCTTGGCTTCATCGTGACTGCTTACATGTTGACCACCACGGTGACCGTGCCGCTGGCTGGTAAGTTGAGCGACATGTATGGCCGCAAGCCGCTGTTACTCGCCGGAGTGAGTATCTTTACCATCGGCTCGCTACTGAGCGGCCTGGCGCCGACAGTCGAGTGGCTGATCGCGTGGCGGGCGCTGCAGGGCATCGGCGGCGGTATCATCACTGCGAATGCCTTTACTATTGTTGGTGATCTCTTTCCGCCAAAGGAACGTAGTAAATGGCAAGGACTGTTTGGTGCGGTCTTTGGGATGAGTTCAGTAGCTGGGCCGTTAATCGGTGGTTGGCTGACAGATGGTGTGTCGCTATTTGGCATGGTTAGTGATTGGCGCTGGACGTTCTTGATCAATGTGCCGATCGGCGTGATCGCCGCCGTACTCATCATTCGCTACTGCCCGCAGATCAAGCATGACCGCACGCACAAGCCCGATTACCTCGGCGCGCTGTTTATCACCATTGCTCTGGCGACACTGGTGCTGGCGGTAGACAACACAGAGATGATCTTTAAGGGACTAATCGAGCGCGGTGTTAGCCTAGCGTTGGTTCAGGGCATGCTACTAACGATATCAGTACTGGCGGCGCTGAGTTTTGTGCTGATCGAGCGGCGAGCCAAGCAGCCGATTCTGCCGCTACGGTTCTTTGCCAATCGGACATATAGTTTGATTATGGCGGCAGCTAGCCTGTTTGGCGCGGCCTTTATGGGGGCAATTTTATATCTAACACAGTTTAACCAGCAAGTGTTTGGTGCTACTGCCTCGCAAGCCGGGCTGATGCTGCTGCCGATGGTGGCGGGTAGCATAACAAGCTCCATAACTATCGGTCGGCTGGTTGCTAAAACCGGTGCATATAAACGCTGGATAGTGGCCGGTTTTGGGCTAACGGCGGTCGGTGTCGCCGTGCTAACAATTCTACAGCCAGAATCGCCATATTGGCACGAAGCTATCGTGGCGGTATTTGTTGGGCTTGGATTCGGCGCGGCGATGCCGATCTTGACCTTGGCGGTGCAGAATGAGTTTACGCAAAAAGACCTCGGTGCGGCGACCTCCAGCGTGCAGCTGTTCCGTGGGCTGGGCTCGACAATTGGTGCGGCAGTATTATCGGGCATATTAACCGCTGGCATCCTAGCACATGTTGGCGATCCACATCAGCTGCCATACATCCAGAGCTTACAGCGCTCACCGGCTGCCCAGCAGATGCTATCTGGTGAGCTGAACGCTGATGTGTTGCTGCGGCTGAATGCTCAAAAAGAGACGATCGCTCGGGCGGCAGCTCAAGAGTTTGAGCGGCTACCAGCACCGGCTCAGGCCCGGGCAAAACAGCAATTTAGCCGCCAGCAGGATGAATTTACCAATGTCATTCTCCATGCGTTTACCGATGGTCTGCATCAGGTATTCTTGATCAGTTCGGGGCTGATGGTTGTTGCGATGATTGCAGTCATGCCGGTTCGGGAAAAGCGACTGCGCGGCTAA
- a CDS encoding CBS domain-containing protein gives MNSMSDILLGILYAVILVLLLIVMGVHPQASSHSKFELQRRARRGDQDAQHLLKRHALMRDIFSLQRVIAAVLLVTLSVIGVELFYWLLGIIISLAIALEAGALARISLWQQYSQRLYERYEGRILVLIEKHPTLFAMIRSVAPMPNDGYDIESKEELVAMVEQAGEALSRDEKKMVIGVLSFDTVPVKEVMTPRSVIDTVDQDEVLGPLVLDALHKTGHSRFPVTKGDIDHIVGMLYIQDLLTINRSSTSKRVRAVMEKKVYYIREDQTLQHALAAFLRVRHHLFIVVNEFRETVGIVSLEDVLERILGHKIIDEFDAHEDLRRVAQRNPRYNNRTKHARDVA, from the coding sequence ATGAACAGCATGAGCGATATTTTGCTAGGAATCCTGTATGCCGTAATCCTCGTGCTGCTGCTCATCGTGATGGGTGTCCATCCGCAGGCCTCGTCACACAGTAAGTTTGAGCTGCAGCGGCGAGCGCGCCGCGGTGATCAGGATGCGCAGCATTTGTTGAAGCGACATGCGCTGATGCGGGATATTTTTTCGCTGCAGCGGGTGATCGCAGCGGTGCTGCTGGTGACGCTCAGTGTCATCGGTGTGGAGTTGTTTTATTGGCTACTGGGCATTATCATTTCGCTAGCCATCGCATTGGAGGCGGGCGCACTGGCGCGGATTTCGCTATGGCAACAATATTCCCAGCGGCTTTACGAGCGGTATGAGGGGCGAATTTTGGTGCTGATCGAGAAGCATCCGACGTTGTTTGCAATGATTCGCTCGGTGGCACCGATGCCCAATGACGGCTATGACATTGAATCAAAAGAAGAGCTCGTCGCCATGGTCGAGCAGGCAGGTGAGGCGCTCAGTCGGGATGAGAAAAAGATGGTCATCGGTGTATTGTCGTTTGATACGGTGCCAGTCAAGGAAGTGATGACGCCGCGTAGCGTGATTGATACGGTGGATCAGGACGAGGTGTTGGGGCCGCTGGTGCTGGATGCGCTACACAAGACTGGACATAGCCGCTTTCCGGTGACCAAGGGCGATATTGATCATATAGTGGGGATGCTATATATTCAGGATTTATTGACAATTAACCGTTCGTCGACGAGCAAGCGAGTGCGAGCGGTCATGGAGAAAAAGGTGTATTATATCCGCGAGGATCAGACGTTGCAGCACGCGCTGGCGGCGTTTTTGCGAGTGCGGCATCACTTGTTCATCGTGGTGAATGAGTTTCGCGAGACGGTTGGTATCGTCAGCCTGGAGGACGTGCTTGAGCGGATACTGGGACATAAGATCATTGACGAGTTTGATGCGCACGAGGATCTGCGGCGGGTGGCGCAACGTAATCCACGCTATAACAATCGGACAAAACATGCCCGTGACGTCGCATAA